A genomic stretch from Sulfuricurvum sp. includes:
- a CDS encoding ribbon-helix-helix protein, CopG family: MKKAINIRMDESLLSDLDQYAQELDRSRTYLIEKAVSAYFDTLDEIISDKRIDDIKSGKSEVIPLDEVLRRAGINV; the protein is encoded by the coding sequence ATGAAAAAAGCGATCAATATTCGGATGGATGAATCGTTGTTAAGTGATTTGGATCAATATGCTCAGGAATTGGATCGTTCTCGTACGTATTTGATTGAAAAAGCGGTGAGTGCCTATTTTGATACTCTTGATGAAATTATTAGTGATAAGCGCATCGATGACATTAAAAGTGGAAAAAGTGAAGTTATACCGCTTGATGAAGTTTTGAGACGAGCAGGGATTAATGTTTAA
- a CDS encoding type II toxin-antitoxin system RelE/ParE family toxin, which yields MFKVVFDKDAEKEFLKLNKTLKEQIAKKLLDLQNGVFTNDKPLKGNHKGKFRKRAGDYRIVYLRENDILLITLIRIAHRKEVY from the coding sequence ATGTTTAAAGTCGTTTTTGACAAAGATGCCGAAAAAGAATTTTTGAAGTTAAACAAAACACTCAAAGAGCAAATCGCAAAAAAACTGCTTGATTTACAAAATGGTGTATTTACAAATGATAAACCTCTCAAGGGGAACCATAAAGGAAAATTTCGGAAACGTGCAGGGGATTATCGGATAGTATATTTACGAGAAAATGATATTTTGCTTATTACTCTTATCCGAATTGCTCATCGAAAAGAAGTTTATTAA
- a CDS encoding chemotaxis protein CheX, giving the protein MLTYILKAAENFCIHQIRLPHQIITEFPKKRTLLAYLDIEAHDGEKYRTYIGCDETLLLCISEIFLGQEITDTETLRDMLLETTNMIVGSAKVLCEEDNCNTFNISTPHLLDSDSLDMPFDKYNTIHIADGEIFMALKAL; this is encoded by the coding sequence ATGCTAACGTATATTCTCAAAGCAGCTGAAAACTTTTGTATCCATCAGATTCGTTTACCCCATCAGATTATTACAGAATTCCCAAAAAAGAGAACACTTCTTGCTTATTTAGATATTGAAGCACATGACGGAGAGAAATATCGTACCTATATCGGGTGTGATGAGACCTTATTATTGTGCATTAGTGAAATATTTTTAGGTCAAGAGATTACCGATACGGAGACGTTACGCGATATGTTACTCGAAACAACCAACATGATTGTCGGAAGTGCCAAAGTTCTCTGTGAAGAGGATAATTGTAACACTTTTAACATCTCAACACCACACCTTCTGGATAGTGATTCTCTCGATATGCCATTCGATAAATACAATACTATCCATATTGCCGATGGTGAAATATTTATGGCATTAAAGGCACTTTAA
- a CDS encoding HigA family addiction module antitoxin, translating to MKEIRPSTHPGIILKLEFAEPLNLTQARMAEDLGVGIKTLSELYNQKRGISAVMALKLSEYFGTTPQFWMTLQDNFDLYQAYKQEKTSIQKIKKLQVA from the coding sequence ATGAAAGAGATCCGACCATCCACCCATCCTGGGATCATCCTCAAACTCGAATTTGCTGAACCGCTTAACCTAACGCAAGCACGTATGGCGGAAGACCTCGGAGTTGGGATTAAGACACTCAGTGAGCTTTATAACCAAAAACGGGGCATCAGTGCGGTAATGGCACTCAAACTCTCCGAATATTTCGGAACGACTCCACAGTTTTGGATGACGTTGCAAGATAATTTTGATTTGTATCAAGCTTATAAGCAAGAAAAAACATCGATTCAAAAGATTAAAAAACTGCAAGTGGCGTAA
- a CDS encoding type II toxin-antitoxin system RelE/ParE family toxin: MIKSFKCKETEKLFWEKPSKKFPANLAMRAKIKLDMLDAAQEKQDLRIPPANHLEELKGNLAGYMSIRINNQFRVVFRFDGKDAYDVHIIDYH; encoded by the coding sequence ATGATAAAATCGTTTAAATGCAAAGAGACGGAAAAACTGTTTTGGGAAAAGCCCAGTAAAAAGTTCCCTGCCAATCTCGCGATGCGTGCCAAGATCAAACTCGATATGCTCGATGCTGCACAAGAAAAACAAGATTTACGTATCCCTCCCGCCAACCATCTCGAAGAGTTAAAAGGCAATTTGGCGGGATATATGAGTATCCGTATCAATAACCAGTTTCGCGTCGTGTTCCGCTTTGACGGTAAAGATGCGTATGATGTTCACATTATCGACTACCATTAA
- the uvrA gene encoding excinuclease ABC subunit UvrA produces MDKIKIIGAREHNLKNISLEIPKNKLVVCTGISGSGKSTLAFDTLYAEGQRRYIESLSSYARQFLDRVGKPDVDKIEGLTPAIAIDQKTTSKNPRSTVGTITEIYDYLRLLYARIGIQHCHLCGKKISKMSAQDIIDQVLKLPEESKIIILAPLVREKKGSFTDILESLRHKGYVRAMIDGVMVRLDEEIELSKTKKHSIKVVIDRLVVKADNHDRVAQDVEKALKESYGEVEIEIQNHDEVGMAEKLIHYSEHSACFDCKVSFDPLEPLSFSFNSPKGACSECDGLGIRYALDYDKIIDSELPIEKGAIKIVYGFNKGYYFTFLKAFCAAEGINITVPFYTLEEHHKKAILHGSIDEVEFKWQDHPIKRIWPGIVRIAYDIFKDEKDLADYMSEKPCNVCNSHRLKRESLAVRVADKGIGEVITMPLKDSYAWFSDPQTFAGLSDQSAMIAASILNEIRERLFFLFDVGLGYLSLSRDARTISGGEAQRIRIASQIGSGLTGVMYVLDEPSIGLHERDTLKLIRTLRSLQEKGNTVIVVEHDKETIENADYIVDIGPGAGKFGGNVVFAGTLEEMKKSDTLTAQYLSGRKKIEYFYRREQKEWMSIKNVTLNNITNLSVDIPLHNFVCVTGVSGSGKSSLILQTLLPVTREILNHARKINRVAGVEVEGLEKLDKVIYLDQSPIGRTPRSNPATYTGVMDEIRNLFTKTKEAQIRGYTASRFSFNVKGGRCEKCQGEGEIKIEMHFLPDIMVKCDACHGSRYNLQTLQVEYKGKNISDVLNMSVGEALEFFAPIPKIKAILQTLSDVGLDYITLGQNAVTLSGGEAQRIKLAKELSRRDTGSTLYILDEPTTGLHFDDVNRLTKVLHNFVELGNSVLVIEHNLDMIKNADYIIDMGPEGGSGGGLLVAIGNPEVVARDWEKTGSFTGKYLAIELDRV; encoded by the coding sequence ATGGATAAAATTAAAATTATTGGGGCGCGTGAGCACAATCTCAAAAATATCTCATTGGAAATTCCAAAAAATAAGTTGGTGGTCTGTACGGGGATTAGCGGTAGCGGAAAATCGACATTGGCGTTTGATACCCTCTATGCCGAAGGTCAGCGTCGCTATATCGAATCACTCTCATCCTATGCACGGCAATTTTTGGATCGTGTCGGAAAACCCGATGTGGACAAAATCGAAGGGCTTACTCCCGCCATCGCGATTGATCAGAAAACTACCTCTAAAAATCCTCGTTCAACTGTCGGGACGATTACTGAAATTTACGATTATCTCCGTCTCTTGTATGCCCGTATCGGGATACAGCATTGTCATTTATGCGGTAAAAAAATATCTAAAATGTCGGCTCAAGATATTATTGATCAGGTACTAAAGCTCCCTGAAGAGTCGAAAATCATTATCTTAGCACCTTTGGTTCGCGAAAAGAAAGGATCATTCACTGATATTCTCGAATCACTCCGTCATAAAGGGTATGTACGCGCCATGATTGATGGGGTTATGGTACGTCTTGATGAGGAGATTGAACTCTCTAAAACCAAAAAACATTCGATCAAAGTGGTCATAGATCGTTTGGTTGTTAAAGCCGATAACCACGATCGTGTGGCTCAAGATGTTGAAAAAGCACTCAAAGAGAGCTACGGTGAAGTAGAGATAGAAATTCAAAACCACGATGAAGTAGGGATGGCGGAGAAGTTGATTCACTACAGTGAACACAGTGCCTGTTTTGATTGTAAAGTGAGTTTTGATCCGTTAGAGCCTCTCTCATTTTCGTTCAACTCTCCCAAAGGTGCGTGTTCGGAATGTGACGGTTTGGGGATTCGCTATGCGCTTGATTATGACAAAATAATCGACTCCGAACTCCCTATCGAGAAAGGGGCGATCAAGATCGTCTACGGATTCAATAAAGGGTACTATTTTACGTTTTTGAAAGCGTTTTGTGCGGCGGAAGGGATCAATATTACAGTTCCGTTTTATACGCTCGAAGAACATCATAAAAAAGCGATTCTCCACGGCAGTATTGATGAAGTGGAGTTTAAATGGCAAGATCATCCGATTAAGCGTATATGGCCAGGTATTGTCCGTATTGCCTATGATATTTTCAAAGACGAAAAAGATCTAGCCGATTATATGTCTGAAAAACCGTGTAATGTTTGTAATTCTCATCGTCTTAAACGTGAATCATTAGCGGTTCGTGTTGCGGATAAAGGGATCGGAGAGGTGATTACGATGCCGCTAAAAGATTCGTATGCATGGTTTAGCGACCCTCAAACATTTGCGGGATTAAGTGATCAAAGTGCGATGATTGCCGCGTCTATTTTGAATGAAATTCGTGAACGTCTTTTCTTCCTCTTTGATGTGGGATTGGGATACCTTTCATTAAGTCGTGATGCCCGTACCATTAGTGGCGGTGAAGCGCAACGTATCCGTATCGCCTCACAAATCGGGAGCGGTTTGACGGGGGTGATGTATGTTCTCGATGAGCCGAGTATCGGATTGCATGAGCGCGATACCCTCAAACTAATCCGAACTCTCCGTTCTCTCCAAGAGAAAGGGAATACCGTTATCGTCGTTGAACACGACAAAGAGACGATTGAAAATGCTGATTACATTGTCGATATCGGTCCGGGAGCGGGAAAATTCGGAGGGAATGTTGTTTTTGCAGGAACATTAGAGGAGATGAAAAAATCAGATACCCTCACCGCGCAGTATCTCTCAGGGCGGAAAAAAATAGAGTATTTTTATCGTCGTGAACAAAAAGAGTGGATGTCGATTAAAAATGTAACATTGAATAATATTACCAATTTGAGTGTTGATATTCCATTGCACAATTTTGTCTGCGTAACCGGAGTGAGCGGAAGCGGAAAAAGTTCGTTGATTTTGCAAACCTTACTCCCCGTTACCCGTGAAATTCTCAATCATGCCCGTAAAATTAATCGTGTAGCAGGGGTAGAAGTTGAAGGGTTAGAAAAACTCGATAAAGTGATCTATCTCGATCAAAGCCCTATCGGACGGACACCGCGTTCCAACCCTGCCACCTATACAGGGGTGATGGATGAGATTCGTAATTTGTTTACCAAAACCAAAGAGGCACAGATTCGCGGATATACCGCATCACGTTTTAGTTTCAACGTCAAGGGTGGACGATGTGAGAAGTGTCAAGGTGAGGGTGAAATCAAGATTGAGATGCACTTTTTGCCCGATATTATGGTGAAATGTGATGCGTGTCATGGAAGTCGTTATAACCTCCAAACATTACAAGTGGAGTACAAAGGGAAAAATATCTCTGATGTGCTCAACATGTCGGTCGGTGAAGCATTGGAATTTTTCGCCCCGATTCCGAAAATCAAGGCAATTTTACAAACCCTCAGTGATGTGGGACTCGATTACATCACCTTGGGACAAAATGCAGTTACCCTCTCAGGTGGGGAAGCACAACGTATCAAACTTGCTAAAGAGCTCAGTCGCCGTGATACGGGAAGTACCCTCTATATCCTCGATGAGCCGACAACGGGATTGCATTTTGATGATGTCAACCGTCTGACCAAAGTGCTCCATAATTTCGTCGAGCTTGGGAATTCGGTATTGGTTATCGAACATAATCTTGATATGATTAAAAATGCCGACTATATTATCGATATGGGTCCCGAAGGGGGAAGCGGTGGCGGATTGTTGGTTGCCATCGGAAATCCTGAGGTTGTAGCACGTGATTGGGAAAAAACCGGAAGTTTTACCGGAAAATATTTGGCAATTGAATTAGATAGGGTATAA
- a CDS encoding sulfite exporter TauE/SafE family protein produces the protein MTIELIIGLVLLGIVVGTMSGFFGIGGGTVSVPILLYLGFGIKEAIGISIMQMVAGSLMAARVHHKNKTYVVQDIKYFGYGGIIGAAVGAVLVKVLASTFLEWLFLSIVAFTLGRLVLSNPAPSREEVVHRPLYTLIGGGIGIFSGMLGVGGSILMTPILVSFMGFPLKKASAVGLFFVMFTSISAFVSMVFLGLINFQAGLIMAISSIGGIVLGIWLLQKVKISHYKQILVVFYIIIFIITAYKLIMR, from the coding sequence GTGACAATAGAACTCATAATAGGATTAGTACTTTTAGGTATTGTTGTGGGAACCATGTCCGGTTTTTTTGGTATCGGAGGGGGGACGGTGAGTGTTCCTATCCTTTTGTATCTAGGATTCGGTATCAAAGAGGCGATCGGTATTTCGATAATGCAGATGGTTGCCGGATCATTAATGGCGGCAAGAGTACATCATAAAAATAAGACGTATGTGGTTCAGGATATCAAATATTTTGGATACGGAGGGATTATCGGTGCGGCAGTAGGAGCTGTGTTGGTCAAAGTGTTAGCATCGACCTTTTTAGAGTGGCTTTTTTTATCGATTGTTGCGTTTACGTTAGGTCGATTAGTATTATCCAATCCAGCTCCATCGCGTGAAGAGGTAGTCCATCGACCACTTTATACCCTTATCGGTGGAGGAATTGGGATTTTTTCAGGTATGCTTGGAGTTGGAGGATCGATTTTGATGACCCCGATTTTAGTGAGCTTTATGGGATTTCCTCTCAAAAAAGCATCCGCAGTCGGGCTCTTTTTTGTGATGTTTACCTCTATTTCTGCTTTTGTATCGATGGTGTTTTTAGGGTTAATCAATTTTCAAGCCGGTTTGATTATGGCAATAAGTTCTATCGGGGGGATTGTATTGGGGATTTGGCTTTTACAAAAAGTTAAAATTTCCCACTACAAGCAGATTCTTGTTGTTTTTTATATTATTATTTTTATTATTACAGCGTATAAGCTGATCATGAGGTAA
- a CDS encoding HDOD domain-containing protein, giving the protein MKSSMIDSIKSLPPLPKTVIDMQRVCNDPNSSIHDLVKTVEHDPMIVANLLKAANSPLYSLRREITNVAQAVSLFGMSMTRSIGVGNSVRKLLNVDMEPYGISSERFAEISSMQAVLAQKWYMQVDRAKADKLFLAAFLQETGKIVIASDIIQEDLTTNFKSDIEVAIDISIVERNYVEATTAEVTAAIFTHWNFDREFVQMIEHTDAPDKAPDELKELSAVLSVIKTVMPINDPLSERAVIQGVKKAEAAGLNTTALQNAINTIIEHLS; this is encoded by the coding sequence ATGAAAAGTTCGATGATTGATAGTATTAAATCGCTTCCACCGCTTCCTAAAACGGTTATTGATATGCAACGGGTGTGTAATGACCCAAACTCGTCGATCCACGATTTGGTAAAAACGGTTGAACATGACCCAATGATTGTTGCTAACCTACTTAAAGCGGCTAATTCACCGCTCTATAGTCTTCGTCGAGAGATTACGAACGTTGCTCAAGCCGTATCGTTGTTCGGGATGAGTATGACCCGTTCTATCGGTGTTGGTAATTCGGTTCGTAAACTCCTCAATGTTGATATGGAACCGTATGGTATTAGTTCTGAACGATTTGCTGAAATTTCCTCGATGCAGGCAGTATTGGCACAAAAATGGTATATGCAAGTGGATCGTGCTAAAGCAGATAAACTTTTCCTTGCGGCATTTTTGCAAGAGACGGGAAAAATCGTTATCGCTAGCGATATTATCCAAGAAGATTTGACGACCAATTTCAAATCGGATATTGAAGTGGCTATTGATATCTCTATTGTAGAGCGTAATTATGTTGAAGCAACGACTGCGGAAGTGACAGCGGCTATCTTTACCCATTGGAATTTTGATCGTGAGTTTGTACAAATGATCGAACATACAGACGCTCCAGATAAAGCACCGGATGAGCTTAAAGAACTTTCAGCTGTTCTTAGTGTCATCAAAACCGTAATGCCTATTAACGACCCGTTATCAGAGAGAGCTGTGATTCAAGGGGTTAAAAAAGCCGAAGCAGCAGGGCTTAATACAACAGCTCTACAAAACGCTATCAATACCATTATCGAACATTTGTCTTAA
- the polA gene encoding DNA polymerase I, translating into MAQKTVTIIDTFGFFFRSFYALPPLKNKQGFPTGLLTGFINLIATLHKEHSSDYLIFALDAKGPSFRSKIDPQYKANRSPAPEELVQQLPVAIEWIDKMGYKSLMQSGYEADDMIASVVHHARAQGHKVRVVSHDKDLYQLIEDDVVVLVDAISKKVMNERHCDEKYGVHPRQFIDYQSLIGDTADNVPGVKGIGKVTAQKLLSQFGTLDAIYLRLDEVTPPRIKGLLETYRDDAFRSRELVRLKDDVFETLDFSEYAMHFDNPFLPIYDDLVHYEMNAVLRTLKAKALFEESQSDRHSREGGNPAIIKMDPRVKHEDDEEVLVPFGYDGEGCSVLIDNNEALHNLIQAIPHDAIVAFDTETTGLDPSKDHLVGFSFSYDGKTGYYVPMMHSYLGVGDQVTHEAAKQAIQALFTRKVIGHNIKFDLHFVTRFLGVDRLGIYADTMVMAWLTDSARSLSMDNLSQNLLHHEMIHFKDTVKKGENFASVAIEDACKYAGEDAYITYRLYDVLREQLLLKGAQEALDEAFNVEFPFTVTLLGMEREGIAVDTAVLETFKKEVALEIATLTEQIHTACGTVFNLNSPKQLGVILFETLKLPHGKKTKTGYSTDEQVLDGLKDEHSVIPMLLQYREYHKLYSTYIEPLIALAQNDPQSRIYTSFVQTGTATGRLSSKNPNLQNIPVKTALGMRIREAFVAPAGKKLIGIDYSQIELRLLAHFSQDSVLVNAFNESHDIHMQTAIALFGAEDAPRKRNIAKTVNFGLLYGMGQKKLSDTLGITTKEAKEIIERYFETFPSVKGYFSGIVEQAKEMGYVETLLHRRRYFDFASATPMLKAAYERESVNTVFQGSASDLIKLSMNKIDTMIRAEGLRARMLLQIHDELIFEVDEDMAEVYASRFVEVMENILELRVPLKTSMHIGNHWGELK; encoded by the coding sequence ATGGCGCAAAAAACCGTTACGATCATAGATACGTTCGGATTTTTTTTCCGATCGTTTTATGCTCTCCCACCACTTAAAAATAAACAGGGTTTTCCTACCGGCCTTTTGACCGGATTCATAAATCTCATCGCCACTCTCCATAAAGAACACAGTAGTGATTACCTCATTTTTGCCCTCGATGCCAAAGGACCTAGTTTTCGATCAAAAATTGATCCGCAGTATAAAGCCAACCGTTCCCCTGCACCTGAAGAGTTAGTCCAACAGTTGCCCGTAGCGATTGAGTGGATTGATAAAATGGGATACAAATCACTGATGCAAAGTGGTTATGAAGCCGATGATATGATAGCATCCGTTGTCCATCATGCTAGAGCACAAGGGCATAAAGTACGTGTTGTTTCGCACGATAAAGACCTCTATCAACTTATCGAAGATGATGTGGTTGTATTGGTCGATGCCATCAGTAAAAAAGTGATGAATGAACGTCATTGTGATGAAAAATACGGTGTCCATCCCCGCCAGTTTATCGATTACCAATCCCTCATCGGGGATACCGCCGATAACGTCCCCGGTGTTAAAGGGATAGGGAAAGTAACGGCACAAAAGCTTCTGAGCCAATTTGGAACATTGGATGCAATCTATTTGAGATTAGATGAAGTAACTCCGCCACGAATCAAAGGGTTACTGGAAACCTATCGAGACGATGCCTTCCGTTCTCGTGAACTGGTACGTCTCAAAGATGATGTGTTCGAGACGCTCGATTTTTCAGAATATGCTATGCATTTTGACAATCCGTTCTTGCCTATTTATGACGATTTGGTTCACTATGAGATGAATGCGGTACTCCGTACACTCAAAGCCAAAGCGTTGTTTGAAGAGTCACAAAGTGACCGTCATTCTCGCGAAGGCGGGAATCCAGCTATCATTAAGATGGATCCCCGTGTCAAGCACGAGGATGACGAAGAGGTTCTTGTGCCCTTTGGGTATGACGGGGAAGGTTGCAGTGTACTGATTGATAATAATGAAGCACTGCACAATCTTATTCAAGCTATCCCTCACGATGCTATCGTTGCTTTTGATACCGAAACAACAGGACTCGATCCGAGCAAAGATCATTTAGTCGGTTTTAGCTTTAGCTATGATGGTAAAACGGGGTATTATGTTCCGATGATGCACAGTTATCTCGGAGTAGGGGATCAAGTCACCCATGAGGCGGCAAAGCAGGCGATACAAGCACTGTTTACACGTAAAGTTATAGGACATAATATCAAATTCGATCTCCATTTTGTAACCCGCTTTTTAGGGGTGGATCGTTTGGGTATTTATGCTGATACGATGGTGATGGCATGGCTCACCGATTCGGCACGTTCACTCTCGATGGATAACCTTTCACAAAATCTTTTACACCATGAGATGATCCATTTCAAAGACACAGTTAAAAAAGGGGAAAACTTCGCTTCGGTCGCGATAGAAGATGCGTGTAAATACGCAGGAGAAGATGCCTATATCACCTATCGCCTTTACGACGTACTTCGCGAGCAACTCTTGCTAAAAGGTGCTCAAGAGGCACTTGATGAAGCATTTAATGTCGAGTTTCCGTTTACTGTGACGTTACTAGGGATGGAGCGCGAGGGGATAGCTGTCGATACAGCGGTATTGGAGACCTTTAAAAAAGAGGTAGCCTTAGAAATCGCCACCCTAACCGAACAAATCCACACCGCATGCGGAACCGTGTTTAATCTCAACTCCCCCAAACAGCTCGGAGTAATATTATTTGAAACACTAAAACTTCCTCACGGCAAGAAGACTAAAACGGGTTACAGTACCGACGAGCAGGTTTTAGATGGACTAAAAGATGAGCATTCCGTGATACCGATGTTGTTGCAGTACCGCGAATATCATAAGCTCTACTCCACCTACATCGAACCACTCATCGCTTTGGCTCAAAATGATCCGCAGTCGCGTATTTATACTTCGTTTGTCCAAACAGGAACGGCAACGGGACGACTTAGCTCCAAAAATCCAAATCTCCAAAATATCCCCGTCAAAACGGCGTTAGGGATGCGTATCCGAGAAGCGTTCGTTGCCCCTGCTGGGAAAAAACTGATCGGGATCGATTACTCCCAAATCGAGCTTCGTCTCCTTGCCCATTTCAGTCAAGACAGTGTGTTGGTCAATGCCTTTAATGAATCACACGACATCCACATGCAAACGGCGATAGCGTTGTTCGGTGCTGAGGATGCACCTCGTAAGCGTAACATCGCCAAAACGGTTAACTTCGGTCTACTCTACGGCATGGGGCAAAAAAAACTCTCCGATACTCTGGGGATTACGACCAAAGAGGCAAAAGAGATAATCGAACGCTATTTCGAGACGTTTCCGAGTGTCAAAGGATATTTTAGCGGCATCGTAGAGCAAGCCAAAGAGATGGGATACGTCGAGACGTTGCTTCATCGCCGCCGATATTTTGATTTCGCCTCCGCCACACCGATGCTCAAAGCCGCCTACGAGCGCGAATCAGTCAACACCGTATTCCAAGGCTCCGCGAGTGATCTCATTAAACTCTCGATGAACAAAATTGATACGATGATCCGCGCTGAGGGGTTACGCGCCCGAATGCTGTTACAAATCCACGATGAACTGATTTTTGAAGTCGATGAGGATATGGCAGAAGTGTATGCAAGCCGTTTTGTTGAGGTTATGGAGAATATTTTAGAACTGCGTGTTCCGTTGAAAACGTCGATGCATATCGGGAATCACTGGGGTGAGTTGAAGTAA